One window of the Chelonoidis abingdonii isolate Lonesome George chromosome 3, CheloAbing_2.0, whole genome shotgun sequence genome contains the following:
- the MAP1LC3C gene encoding microtubule-associated protein 1 light chain 3 gamma, translating into MQTLHSSQSVRPFKLRKSFATRLEEGAGIRAKFPTKIPVIVERYQKEKYLPLLDKTKFLVPQELTMTQFITIIRSRMALNATQAFYLLVNNKSLASMSLTLAEVYRDYKDEDGFVYMTYASQEMFGCLLPAAQGKLKECLLKT; encoded by the exons ATGCAAACTCTGCATAGCAGTCAATCTGTTAGACCTTTTAAACTGAGAAAGAGTTTTG CAACTAGACTGGAAGAAGGAGCAGGAATTCGGGCAAAGTTCCCAACAAAAATCCCA GTAATTGTTGAACGGtatcagaaagaaaaatatcttcCTCTACTGgacaaaacaaaatttcttgTTCCTCAGGAGCTGACCATGACACAGTTTATAACTATCATTAG AAGCAGAATGGCTCTAAATGCTACACAAGCTTTCTACCTGCTGGTGAACAACAAGAGTCTGGCCAGTATGTCTCTGACATTGGCTGAAGTGTACAGGGACTACAAAGATGAAGATGGCTTTGTATATATGACATATGCTTCCCAGGAGATGTTTGGATGCCTCTTGCCCGCTGCCCAAGGGAAACTTAAGGAATGCCTTCTAAAAACATAA